One part of the Bdellovibrio bacteriovorus genome encodes these proteins:
- a CDS encoding AgmX/PglI C-terminal domain-containing protein, producing MLTLIVRQSLKNGTAKTWKLRSNNKTHTFGSSRLADVISIAPDSKGIQGLFEYRDGAWWYVDLDMNTSASAKGSPALRLDEEKSLTIGDCTLQFTPVVKEADLYLRLEKAGKEQREAGKQFQLYIVKHNDQVLETKILPMNKKFKPSMAMTPTTVACVPSQEWHKQMVGELEVKQRTVSLEDAARMARLSTDQLMDEDSKKGVFIVLGAALFLVTVGLFSPKSQDLEVVAAPPKAAQKIIVKTEIKPKRKKAEAAPTQQVVVKEQAPAANQKTAEMPTGGSKVSKMMKSISGGRISQLLGKVSAQAARSGNVVIATGVKAGSGASGRALAAVGSMERSGRDWGNEGAGSGGGVGTVGRGGGNSATGMGGLAAGGTGSGGVGLIEEEGEITGGLDREIIAQYIKSKLGQILYCYERQLSAKPDLFGKVAVKFTIGPSGQVEQQLIGDTTLKNATVEGCILNRVAAWKFPAPQGGTRVLVTYPFLFKSTN from the coding sequence ATGCTCACGTTGATTGTGCGTCAATCCCTGAAAAACGGGACGGCGAAAACTTGGAAGTTAAGATCCAATAACAAAACCCACACCTTCGGGTCCTCCCGTCTGGCCGATGTGATTTCTATCGCACCGGATTCCAAGGGCATCCAGGGTCTTTTTGAATACCGTGACGGAGCCTGGTGGTATGTCGATCTGGACATGAACACCAGCGCTTCCGCTAAGGGCTCTCCGGCTTTGCGCCTGGATGAGGAAAAGTCCCTGACTATCGGCGACTGTACATTGCAGTTCACTCCGGTGGTGAAAGAAGCGGATTTGTATCTGCGCCTGGAAAAGGCCGGCAAAGAACAGCGTGAAGCCGGAAAGCAGTTCCAGCTTTACATCGTAAAACATAACGATCAGGTTCTTGAAACCAAGATCCTGCCTATGAACAAAAAATTCAAACCTTCCATGGCGATGACTCCAACAACAGTCGCTTGTGTCCCTTCCCAGGAATGGCACAAACAAATGGTCGGTGAACTTGAAGTGAAACAAAGAACCGTTTCTTTGGAAGACGCCGCCCGCATGGCCCGCCTTTCCACAGACCAGTTGATGGATGAAGACTCCAAAAAAGGTGTATTTATCGTTCTTGGTGCGGCTTTGTTCCTGGTGACAGTGGGATTGTTCTCGCCAAAATCCCAGGATCTTGAAGTGGTTGCAGCTCCGCCAAAAGCGGCGCAGAAAATCATTGTTAAAACTGAGATCAAACCCAAACGCAAAAAAGCCGAAGCCGCCCCTACCCAACAGGTGGTCGTGAAAGAACAAGCTCCGGCAGCCAATCAGAAAACGGCGGAGATGCCTACTGGTGGCAGCAAAGTTTCCAAAATGATGAAGTCCATTTCCGGCGGTCGTATTTCCCAGCTTCTGGGTAAAGTTTCCGCTCAAGCCGCTCGTTCCGGCAACGTCGTTATCGCCACAGGCGTGAAAGCAGGTTCCGGCGCTTCCGGTCGTGCCCTAGCGGCTGTCGGCAGCATGGAGCGCTCCGGCCGTGACTGGGGTAACGAAGGTGCTGGTTCCGGTGGTGGTGTCGGCACTGTCGGCCGTGGCGGTGGCAACAGTGCCACAGGTATGGGCGGTCTGGCAGCGGGCGGCACCGGTTCCGGTGGCGTGGGCCTGATCGAAGAGGAAGGCGAAATTACTGGCGGTCTGGACAGAGAGATCATCGCCCAGTACATCAAATCCAAACTGGGTCAGATTCTGTATTGCTATGAAAGACAACTGAGTGCCAAACCGGATCTGTTCGGTAAGGTCGCTGTGAAATTCACGATCGGTCCATCCGGTCAGGTGGAACAGCAGCTCATTGGGGACACAACACTTAAGAACGCAACCGTTGAGGGATGTATATTGAATAGGGTTGCCGCGTGGAAGTTTCCTGCTCCACAGGGGGGAACACGCGTGCTAGTGACTTATCCATTCTTATTCAAAAGTACAAACTAA
- a CDS encoding outer membrane beta-barrel domain-containing protein yields MLKKTILMFILTASQAFAQQAADSKADQRGSDKLDIKKLEQKYWAAKDDDFSVVQNRRYVKAERFYLTGAAGIPFNDPYSTGTIAGGSLGYFFNERWGLEGSYNSASLKDNDAVKQFVDTYGAIPDHNVLKSSYFLSGIWVPFYAKMSVVDKAIIYFDMGISFGVGSLNYEITQAEGNVSKDTMAYKLGVFQQIFFSEHFAIRADLVNTWSTQEKMKYYAPGTNVGGTVVGGQRDLGSETINDTSLMIGITYWH; encoded by the coding sequence ATGTTGAAGAAGACAATTCTAATGTTCATCCTGACGGCATCTCAGGCATTTGCACAGCAGGCGGCAGACAGCAAAGCTGATCAACGCGGCAGCGACAAGCTGGACATCAAAAAGCTGGAGCAGAAATACTGGGCAGCCAAAGACGACGACTTCAGTGTCGTTCAGAACAGACGTTACGTGAAAGCGGAACGTTTCTATCTGACCGGTGCTGCGGGTATTCCGTTCAATGACCCCTACAGCACAGGAACTATCGCTGGCGGAAGCCTGGGGTATTTCTTCAATGAACGCTGGGGTCTTGAAGGCAGCTACAACTCTGCAAGCCTGAAAGACAACGATGCGGTAAAACAATTCGTTGATACCTACGGCGCGATTCCGGACCACAACGTTTTGAAGTCATCCTATTTCCTTTCCGGTATCTGGGTCCCTTTCTATGCGAAAATGAGTGTGGTTGACAAAGCCATCATCTATTTCGACATGGGTATCTCGTTCGGTGTGGGGTCACTGAACTATGAAATCACCCAGGCCGAAGGCAACGTCTCCAAAGACACCATGGCCTACAAACTGGGCGTGTTCCAGCAGATCTTCTTCTCTGAGCATTTTGCCATCAGAGCGGATTTGGTCAACACCTGGTCCACTCAGGAAAAGATGAAGTACTATGCTCCGGGCACAAACGTGGGCGGTACTGTCGTGGGTGGTCAGCGTGATCTGGGCAGTGAAACGATCAACGATACATCACTGATGATTGGTATCACGTACTGGCATTAA